TGTGTTCACGAAGTGCGCCCGCGTGTGGGACGAGCACCGGCAAATCGGGAAGAGCCTGAAGGCCGCGAGCATCCGCGCGGAGTGCGAGGCCAGTCTCAAGCGCCTGAAGGTGGACGTGATCGACCTGTACCAGGTCCACTGGCCCGAACCGCCGGAAGACATCGACGAGGGCTGGCAGACCGTTGTGAAACTCAAGGAAGAGGGCAAGATCCGCTGGGCCGGGGTGTCGAATTTCAGCGCGGAACAGATGGCGCAGGTGTCCGAATTCGGGCCGATCACCTCGCTTCAACCGCCGTACTCGATGATCCGACCCGAGGTGGAAGCGAGCGTGCTGCCGTACTGTCTCGCGAACAACATCGGGGTGATCGCGTACTCGCCAATGGCGAGCGGCCTGTTGACCGGCGCGATGACGCGCGAGCGCATTGCCGCAATGCCCGCGGACGATTGGCGCAAGGAGAAGAACAGGCACTACCAGGAACCGCTGCTGACGCGGAACCTGAACCTCGTCGAGCTGCTGAAAACGATCGGTGCGCGACACGGGC
The Gemmata palustris DNA segment above includes these coding regions:
- a CDS encoding aldo/keto reductase, with the protein product MQTRRLGNSDLNITTIGFGAWAIGGGDWAFGWGPQDDADSIATIRGALDLGINWIDTAAVYGLGHSEEVVAKALEGVKNRPYVFTKCARVWDEHRQIGKSLKAASIRAECEASLKRLKVDVIDLYQVHWPEPPEDIDEGWQTVVKLKEEGKIRWAGVSNFSAEQMAQVSEFGPITSLQPPYSMIRPEVEASVLPYCLANNIGVIAYSPMASGLLTGAMTRERIAAMPADDWRKEKNRHYQEPLLTRNLNLVELLKTIGARHGHTPGEVAIAWALRHPAVTGAIVGARKPGQLKELVGAADWRLTPAEIGEIDGYLKANPA